CTTATTACTGTGTATCAAAACTTAACATCTAACCTTGATTTATTCAGCAATTCAGATCCAGAAGATATGTTCTATGGTACTGGAATAAATGTTGGTTCAAATGTTTGGGATGATAAAAAAGGTGGATTTGCTGAAATTTACTATTACGACCAAAGTGGTTATGGAGAAGGTAAGTATGATGGTAAGCTTTATATAGAAGCTAACATTGGAGATAGAAAAGTTTCTGTGCCTCTTGGTGTGAAATTTGAAATAATTGGAAAAACTCCAGTGAAACCAAGTACTGATACTGAAACTAACTGGTATTATGTAGTGTATGACAAGAGAAAAGGTTTATTCTTAACAGATACAGGTGCTGATCAGCCTTTGGAAGGTTTAGACCTTGAAGATGGTAACGATGGTCAACTTTGGAAATTTATTGAATCTGACGTAGAAGATGAATTTATCATTGTTAGCAAAACAGGTAATTATATAGATTTCGGAACTGTAACAAGTGTAGCTGCTGATGGTACTGAAACTGAAGTTGAGCGTTTCATCTCTGTAGCTGAAGATAAAGAAAATACTTTCTCTTTTGACTTCCGTGGCAAAGCAGATAGAGGATGGCAGATTAAATGGAATCAATATACTTATATTGATGAAGATACTCAAGAAGAAGTTACATCTTTTACTTACTTAAACAAAACTAATACAGACGACCAAATTTGTGCATATTCTTATATGCCAGATGCTGGTAGTGCTGTAGCTTTCTTTGCAGAAGGTAAATTAGATTTAGGTAAACCTACTTTCAGTGTTGAAAATAAAGAAGTTTGGTATTATCTTCAGTTTAACAGACAAGCTAAAAACAATAAAGTAATAGTAGAAACAACAGATGCGCTTGCTGAAGATGCTGCTCCTAACATTACTCAAGCTGCTAAAATTGACGGAGACTATACTCAACAATGGAAACTTGAAGGTGATGAAACCGAATTTGCTATTATAAACCGTGAATCAGGAAATGCATTTAAATTAGCAACTACATCTTTAGGTAAAAGAATTGTAGCTGCAGATGAAGCTCATATGTTCCAATTAGATAAAGGTACAGAATTCAAATTGTGGTCATTGAAAAATGCTGACGAATACGATGGTGAAGAAAATAAAATTTATTTGAATGACTTTGGAGGTTCAGGTACTTACATCGGACAATGGAGCCTTGATGCAGGAGGTAACATTAACTTCATTCCTGCTGATCCAAGTAGTATCGATGATATCGTAGTAGATACAGAAGATTCTGTTAACGATCCTATTATCGCTACTTCTTACTATACTATTGAAGGTATTTCTGTAGGTGCTACAGCTCCTAAAGCTCAAGGTATTTATATCAGAAAAGCTCTTCATAAATCAGGTAAAGTTACAGCTACTAAAATTTTAGTAACTAAATAAATTCTTCATAAGTTTATGAAACGATAAAGGGTGTGCCTATTTGGCACACCCTTTTTTAGTCGTCAGTCTCTTTGTAACTTGTGTGTACACACTCTCTATGTAGTAATAAATTTAAATATATTTTGCATTTCATCAAATAGCCAAACAGTTACAATGACTCCAGATACTTATTTTTGGAATAAGTAAAATGCGTTTTTAATCTATTAAAACAACAGATAAACTAAGTAGTCCTAATTAAATCAATAAAGGTTTATTAGGACTACTTGCTTTTATAATGTATATTCTTAATTGTTTACTTTTAATCTTACTGTAAAATCTCCGAAATACGAATCTCCCTCCATTAGCGATCCAGCAATAGTTATTTTCCAAGTGCCACTTTCGTCTATGTCATATTCGAGCTCTTGACTAAAAGGACCATCAGATTTACCTGTTGGACTTGTTATTTGATTTATCCTTATGTTCCCAGTTTTGGGAGTAATTAGTTGGGCGATAACTTTATCTCCTTTCTTGGCATTAAAAGTTATCTCTTGTTTGTCGTCTAATCCATTAAGATAACCCTTAACTTCTTTAGGAATGCTTCCGCAAGTATAAAAAAGAATTAAACTAAAAGAAAGAAAAATTATTTTCTCTAAAGCAGAATGATGCAATAAATGTTTCATAATGATATATTGTTGTTATCCTTATAACAAATAAAGATATTTAATGTTTAGGGCGTATGAGCACTTAAGAAAATGGCGTTAAAATATTTTTATCTTCAATAAATTATTAAGTATCTTTGGACTGCGATATTTGAACGTTTCGATTTTGTATTGTCGTGTTAAACGTTTGAAGAATAAAAAGATTTATTTTTAATTTATATAAGGTATTTAATTTATCAATTTTATTAACAATTATTCATCATGAAAAAGATTACTCTTTT
This genomic stretch from Dysgonomonadaceae bacterium PH5-43 harbors:
- a CDS encoding hypothetical protein (product_source=Hypo-rule applied; cleavage_site_network=SignalP-noTM; superfamily=50370); this encodes MKKISLLLLSIFLLGLGNVGAQTTKPVISTDDSGPWYYILVRGNLQVTDPRSNRVLTGCENTGYQDSLSLLRPFNQLSVAGTFAQDSINSTTGFDRQMWRVEQAADGQYKLINKFYKKAIGTYYWDNTDHWKNKIDPDTGEMLETISGEKDKVLPVLMDDPNTTWGLINHPSYPGYVRLKANTEIQMPENTNKFIYMHQGNARWKYRQIMEHEGWAGDNSAYQFVEPENLHIKVLPESIDLGVLFEGEEATEIKDTVLITVYQNLTSNLDLFSNSDPEDMFYGTGINVGSNVWDDKKGGFAEIYYYDQSGYGEGKYDGKLYIEANIGDRKVSVPLGVKFEIIGKTPVKPSTDTETNWYYVVYDKRKGLFLTDTGADQPLEGLDLEDGNDGQLWKFIESDVEDEFIIVSKTGNYIDFGTVTSVAADGTETEVERFISVAEDKENTFSFDFRGKADRGWQIKWNQYTYIDEDTQEEVTSFTYLNKTNTDDQICAYSYMPDAGSAVAFFAEGKLDLGKPTFSVENKEVWYYLQFNRQAKNNKVIVETTDALAEDAAPNITQAAKIDGDYTQQWKLEGDETEFAIINRESGNAFKLATTSLGKRIVAADEAHMFQLDKGTEFKLWSLKNADEYDGEENKIYLNDFGGSGTYIGQWSLDAGGNINFIPADPSSIDDIVVDTEDSVNDPIIATSYYTIEGISVGATAPKAQGIYIRKALHKSGKVTATKILVTK
- a CDS encoding hypothetical protein (product_source=Hypo-rule applied), which gives rise to MKHLLHHSALEKIIFLSFSLILFYTCGSIPKEVKGYLNGLDDKQEITFNAKKGDKVIAQLITPKTGNIRINQITSPTGKSDGPFSQELEYDIDESGTWKITIAGSLMEGDSYFGDFTVRLKVNN